The following are from one region of the Segatella oris genome:
- a CDS encoding tetratricopeptide repeat protein, giving the protein MKKIKYVVAGLLMMGLSVPAMAQNANYNAMLKPIEQSLKATPNMDAKTLKNLIKDYQKEFKKEPKALVALGEALLMNKQYDEATNIANAVVAKYKDCGDAYILLGDIAAMKDDGGNAAMWYEQSMSMDPKNPQGYMRYSNVYRKRSPEESERALNLLKQNCPDFPIEAEAGNNFYLAGNYAKAYEYFSKTNKDKLEEYYLVGYAVSAYMANKKDESLDISKFGIQKFAKDITFDRVALWSAVDLQKNDEAINFAKVIINTDSVEKSARDYIYYGLALKGNKQYDEAIAQYQKAFDLTKDDYKPYQYMADTYAEMGQEDKALECNEIYMAHNQNATPSDFAKLANIYVQKAEKAGPTKQANLDKAYGIYNQMAEKWPTIAAWVNNMAGMQASKAGQDEKGAEFFQKAVDLLANKADRQEDETSTLKSALANLGYYYWVTKNDLEAAKPYYEQLVKLDPEDKNARAALGLDAQEEAPKQ; this is encoded by the coding sequence ATGAAAAAGATTAAATATGTAGTAGCAGGATTACTGATGATGGGATTGTCAGTTCCAGCCATGGCACAGAATGCCAACTATAATGCGATGTTAAAGCCTATTGAGCAGTCTCTTAAGGCTACTCCTAATATGGATGCCAAGACTTTAAAGAATCTCATTAAGGACTATCAGAAGGAATTCAAGAAAGAACCTAAGGCACTTGTGGCATTGGGTGAGGCTTTATTGATGAACAAGCAGTATGATGAAGCAACCAATATTGCGAATGCCGTAGTTGCAAAGTATAAGGATTGTGGTGATGCTTATATCCTTTTAGGTGATATTGCTGCCATGAAAGATGATGGTGGTAATGCCGCTATGTGGTATGAGCAGAGTATGTCTATGGATCCAAAGAACCCTCAGGGCTATATGCGCTATTCAAATGTCTATAGAAAACGTAGTCCGGAAGAGAGTGAGCGAGCACTTAATCTGTTGAAACAGAACTGCCCGGATTTCCCTATTGAGGCTGAAGCAGGTAATAACTTCTACCTTGCCGGAAACTATGCTAAGGCTTATGAATACTTTTCTAAGACTAATAAGGATAAGCTCGAAGAGTATTATCTTGTAGGTTATGCCGTTTCTGCTTATATGGCCAACAAGAAGGACGAAAGTCTTGATATCTCAAAATTTGGTATTCAGAAGTTCGCCAAGGACATTACTTTTGATCGTGTAGCTCTTTGGAGTGCTGTAGATTTGCAGAAGAATGACGAGGCAATTAATTTTGCAAAGGTTATCATCAACACCGATTCTGTTGAAAAGAGTGCCCGCGACTATATTTATTATGGTCTTGCCCTTAAGGGTAATAAGCAGTATGATGAAGCAATTGCCCAGTATCAGAAAGCCTTTGATCTGACGAAGGACGATTACAAACCATATCAGTATATGGCTGATACCTATGCAGAGATGGGGCAGGAAGACAAGGCATTGGAGTGCAATGAGATTTATATGGCACACAACCAGAATGCTACTCCGTCTGACTTTGCAAAGTTAGCTAACATCTATGTTCAAAAGGCAGAGAAGGCAGGACCTACCAAGCAAGCTAACCTCGATAAGGCTTATGGTATCTATAATCAGATGGCAGAGAAGTGGCCTACTATTGCAGCGTGGGTTAATAATATGGCCGGTATGCAGGCATCTAAGGCAGGTCAGGACGAGAAAGGTGCGGAATTCTTCCAAAAGGCAGTTGATTTGTTGGCCAATAAAGCTGACCGTCAGGAGGATGAAACTTCTACTTTGAAATCTGCTCTTGCTAACCTTGGCTACTATTACTGGGTCACCAAGAACGATCTTGAAGCTGCAAAACCATACTATGAGCAGCTTGTCAAACTCGATCCTGAAGATAAGAACGCACGTGCAGCCCTTGGTCTTGATGCTCAGGAAGAGGCTCCAAAGCAGTAA
- a CDS encoding PstS family phosphate ABC transporter substrate-binding protein, which yields MNKNLSYIFIGLFLTLVGFSSCGKKTKGSRTDTPTSGTIEFVSDESFSPFIEEERQQFEFEYPKAHLKALYADDITGFKRLQDLKTCLFFTSRDLKPSEVAYFKSKNLIPKTFPIGYDGLAFIVNKNNNDTCITVNDIKKVLGGKVKYWSEIYPGSKRGSIEVVFDNPASATLHYVIDSIMDGKNLTAGNIVAAKNSKAVIDYVDNNENAIGIIGSNWLNDKRDSTNTTFKKNVHVMSVSVKDKATPMNSWKPYQAYLLDGRYPFARTLYAIVVDPYQALPWSFANYITGPKGQLILFKTGLLPYRGDITIKTVNIKR from the coding sequence AAGAATTTATCTTATATATTTATTGGATTATTCCTGACTTTGGTTGGCTTCTCATCTTGTGGGAAGAAAACCAAAGGCAGTAGAACCGATACTCCTACGTCAGGGACGATTGAGTTCGTCTCTGACGAGAGTTTCAGTCCCTTTATAGAAGAAGAAAGGCAGCAGTTTGAATTTGAATATCCCAAGGCACATCTGAAAGCACTTTATGCTGATGATATTACGGGGTTCAAAAGGCTCCAAGATTTGAAGACGTGTCTTTTCTTTACATCTCGTGATTTGAAACCAAGCGAAGTTGCTTATTTCAAATCCAAAAATCTTATTCCAAAGACTTTTCCCATTGGCTATGATGGCTTAGCTTTCATTGTTAATAAAAACAATAATGATACTTGTATTACAGTTAATGACATCAAAAAGGTGTTGGGAGGTAAGGTAAAATACTGGAGTGAAATCTATCCAGGATCAAAGCGTGGAAGCATTGAAGTGGTTTTTGATAATCCTGCTTCTGCAACATTGCATTATGTGATTGACTCTATCATGGACGGTAAGAACCTTACTGCCGGCAACATTGTTGCTGCCAAGAACAGTAAGGCTGTCATTGATTATGTCGACAATAACGAAAATGCAATTGGTATTATCGGCTCGAATTGGCTTAATGATAAGCGCGATTCAACCAATACCACTTTCAAGAAGAATGTTCATGTCATGTCTGTATCCGTAAAGGATAAGGCGACCCCTATGAATAGTTGGAAACCCTATCAGGCTTATTTGCTTGATGGTCGTTATCCGTTTGCCCGTACTTTATATGCCATTGTAGTTGATCCTTATCAGGCTCTACCTTGGAGTTTTGCCAACTATATTACGGGTCCCAAAGGCCAGTTGATACTATTTAAGACGGGGTTGCTACCTTATAGGGGTGACATCACCATAAAAACTGTTAATATTAAGAGATAG
- a CDS encoding esterase-like activity of phytase family protein has translation MNFRRVVLFIIILLQITFLTEGYGILGPVDTTEFNDSLHATLLPQHAIKTIPPGNYSGITCLGNDDYAVVTDKGQHAGFYTFHITLTANGDIQQVENKGFTMLAGANNDEEAIAYNPLTKHLYIGNEASSEIIDYDMKSQKTVNRAVISDYQRRCHVNRSIESLTFDRRRNRLFTMNESPLIGDNGLLVRLKQLTTDLKEEKEYSYLIDEPLESSNKADNRHAYGVADLLALDDGTILVLERELYIRALKLNSWVMNKMFRIKPGNPRKQFVAGWRTWLRLVDSDFANYEGMCEGPRLSDGRHVIVFCADSQDRYKGVLKDYFRTIVF, from the coding sequence ATGAATTTCAGACGTGTAGTTTTATTCATCATCATATTATTGCAAATCACCTTTCTCACAGAGGGATATGGCATTTTAGGCCCTGTCGACACGACCGAATTCAACGACTCTCTGCATGCGACACTGCTTCCGCAGCATGCAATAAAGACCATTCCTCCCGGCAACTACAGTGGCATTACCTGTTTGGGAAATGATGATTATGCCGTTGTAACCGACAAAGGTCAGCATGCAGGCTTCTATACTTTTCATATCACTTTGACAGCGAATGGCGACATCCAACAAGTAGAAAACAAGGGGTTCACAATGCTTGCAGGTGCAAACAACGACGAGGAAGCCATTGCCTATAATCCTCTGACGAAGCATCTCTACATCGGCAATGAGGCTTCTTCAGAAATTATCGACTATGACATGAAAAGCCAAAAGACTGTCAACAGGGCGGTTATCAGCGACTATCAGCGACGATGTCACGTGAACCGCAGTATAGAAAGCCTCACTTTCGACCGCCGTCGCAATCGACTTTTCACAATGAATGAGTCACCACTCATCGGAGATAATGGCTTGTTAGTACGCTTAAAACAGCTGACAACCGACTTGAAAGAAGAAAAAGAGTATTCTTATCTTATTGATGAACCGCTCGAATCGTCCAACAAAGCTGACAACCGACATGCTTATGGCGTAGCCGACTTGCTGGCTTTAGACGATGGAACCATACTCGTGCTCGAACGAGAGCTATACATCAGGGCGCTGAAACTCAACAGTTGGGTGATGAATAAGATGTTTCGCATTAAGCCTGGTAACCCTCGTAAACAGTTTGTTGCAGGCTGGCGAACATGGCTTCGCCTTGTAGACAGCGACTTTGCCAACTATGAAGGTATGTGCGAAGGCCCTCGGTTGAGCGACGGGAGGCATGTAATCGTATTCTGTGCTGACAGTCAAGATCGTTACAAAGGCGTCTTGAAAGACTATTTCCGCACGATTGTCTTTTGA
- a CDS encoding nucleoside deaminase encodes MKETDNKDEQYMRKALYEAERAAEEGEIPIGAVIVCKDRIISRAHNLTEKLHDVTAHAEMQAITSAADLLGGKYLSDCTLYVTVEPCVMCAGAIGWAQIGRIVYGASDEKRGYQLYAPRAFHPKATVTCGVLEAECRQLMQEFFKQKR; translated from the coding sequence ATGAAAGAAACTGACAACAAGGACGAACAATACATGCGAAAAGCCCTCTATGAGGCAGAAAGGGCAGCCGAAGAGGGAGAAATACCCATTGGAGCTGTCATCGTCTGCAAGGATAGAATCATCAGCAGGGCACACAACCTGACCGAGAAACTGCATGATGTCACGGCGCATGCCGAGATGCAAGCCATCACGTCGGCAGCCGATTTGTTAGGTGGGAAGTATCTCTCTGACTGCACACTCTATGTGACCGTGGAACCTTGTGTGATGTGTGCCGGAGCCATAGGCTGGGCACAGATTGGTCGCATTGTCTATGGAGCAAGCGATGAAAAACGGGGCTATCAGCTTTATGCACCACGTGCTTTTCATCCTAAAGCCACGGTGACTTGTGGTGTGCTTGAAGCCGAATGCCGCCAGCTGATGCAGGAGTTTTTCAAGCAGAAAAGATGA
- a CDS encoding ATP-binding cassette domain-containing protein — protein sequence MKINNLCFCYPKHHSPVFSNFSLQLQPGRIYGLLGPNGAGKSTLLYMMAGLLTPDKGSVTLGGVDVRKRKPVTMREIFLVPDEFELPNVTLRQYIKTNSVFYPHFSQDDMNLYLQTFGMTANVYLGDLSLGQRKKIFMSFAMATHTKILLMDEPTNGLDIPGKRQFRTFITKGIGPDRIFMISTHQVKDIESVLNHVLLIDRSEVIRNEELQANIDLEAYFEEAMHGKEVHHD from the coding sequence ATGAAAATAAACAATCTCTGTTTCTGTTATCCTAAGCATCATTCGCCTGTGTTCAGCAACTTCAGTCTGCAACTACAGCCAGGCAGGATCTATGGACTTTTGGGGCCGAACGGTGCAGGAAAGTCCACCTTATTATATATGATGGCCGGTTTGCTGACTCCAGATAAGGGCAGCGTGACTCTTGGTGGCGTTGATGTTCGTAAGCGCAAGCCTGTCACGATGCGTGAAATCTTCCTCGTTCCTGACGAGTTTGAACTGCCTAATGTCACGCTCCGGCAGTATATCAAGACAAACAGCGTATTCTATCCTCACTTTTCTCAGGACGACATGAATCTCTATCTGCAAACCTTCGGAATGACTGCCAACGTGTATTTAGGCGATCTTTCACTCGGTCAGCGCAAGAAGATTTTCATGAGTTTTGCCATGGCCACACACACGAAGATACTGCTGATGGATGAGCCTACCAACGGTCTCGATATTCCAGGGAAGCGCCAGTTTCGTACTTTCATCACGAAGGGTATCGGCCCAGACCGTATATTTATGATTTCAACACACCAGGTGAAAGATATTGAAAGCGTACTTAATCATGTGTTGCTGATTGATAGAAGTGAGGTTATTCGTAACGAAGAGCTTCAGGCAAACATTGATCTTGAAGCCTATTTTGAGGAAGCTATGCACGGAAAGGAGGTACACCATGACTAA
- a CDS encoding plasmid mobilization protein, whose protein sequence is MNKTEFIKIRCTLEEKQLIKSKSESTGRKFSDYCREILLNDEVIAVPKMTDNEREAIELLRRTTYFLHISNLIKVKDDAWVLITQSLSYLAREAFKRFFNPKYHIEERVIKLLNLMENDRKM, encoded by the coding sequence ATGAATAAGACGGAGTTCATCAAGATAAGGTGTACCTTAGAAGAAAAGCAGCTTATCAAGTCGAAGTCGGAAAGTACAGGGCGGAAGTTCTCAGACTACTGCCGTGAGATACTCCTGAATGATGAGGTAATTGCCGTCCCTAAGATGACCGACAATGAAAGGGAAGCCATCGAACTACTCAGACGAACGACCTACTTCTTACATATTTCCAATCTTATCAAGGTAAAGGATGATGCATGGGTACTGATTACCCAAAGTCTTTCTTATCTGGCAAGGGAGGCATTTAAGCGTTTCTTCAATCCCAAATACCACATTGAGGAAAGGGTAATTAAACTCTTAAATCTAATGGAGAATGATAGGAAAATGTAG